A single region of the Pseudomonas mandelii genome encodes:
- a CDS encoding VOC family protein, producing MFELLMSADMMVPDPDGMTEMLVDKLGIYKHERWRQAFDNHPYIAHFLRVHKSLAVSPTRIEPQWHLDRPNPGDPLFHDFLESLKDFQGHHRPMLTHSIVLALHGDKFDSLVDKLMRRRLPFRMAQRTPEMPFDRLWLGATPEQPYYQPTVDGGLCIEIMPTEPLQMPPETYQIPPMQPRDLKPGDMVRVTARGFLVRDLDETLRKVSTNLDWEPSGPVENIGSEGYRRARMGFTVPNSATLDVLEATYWNTDAGHYVNNWGPGPYYIRIGVNDLAAKAEDLRSRGTRFQWIESSEAVGGRALIKIDPQELNGQVFEFEECPV from the coding sequence ATGTTCGAGTTATTGATGAGTGCCGACATGATGGTTCCGGACCCGGACGGCATGACGGAAATGTTGGTCGACAAGCTCGGCATCTACAAACACGAACGCTGGCGCCAGGCGTTCGATAATCACCCGTACATTGCGCATTTCCTGCGGGTGCACAAATCCCTGGCGGTGTCGCCCACGCGCATCGAACCGCAATGGCACCTGGACCGGCCGAACCCCGGTGATCCGTTGTTCCATGACTTTCTGGAAAGCCTGAAGGATTTCCAGGGGCATCATCGGCCGATGCTCACGCACTCCATCGTGCTGGCCCTGCACGGGGACAAGTTCGACTCGCTGGTCGACAAATTGATGCGTCGTCGCTTGCCGTTCCGCATGGCGCAGCGCACCCCGGAAATGCCCTTCGACCGCTTATGGCTGGGTGCTACTCCCGAGCAACCGTATTACCAACCCACTGTGGATGGCGGTTTGTGCATTGAAATCATGCCGACCGAGCCTTTGCAGATGCCGCCGGAAACCTATCAGATACCGCCGATGCAGCCGCGCGATCTCAAGCCTGGCGACATGGTCCGCGTCACTGCCCGTGGCTTCCTGGTGCGCGATCTCGACGAAACCCTGCGCAAGGTCTCGACCAACCTTGACTGGGAACCGAGCGGGCCTGTCGAGAACATCGGCAGCGAAGGTTACCGCCGTGCGCGAATGGGTTTCACCGTGCCGAACAGTGCCACCCTCGATGTGCTCGAGGCGACCTACTGGAACACCGACGCCGGCCACTACGTCAATAACTGGGGGCCGGGTCCGTACTACATCCGCATCGGTGTCAACGACCTGGCAGCCAAGGCTGAGGATCTGCGGTCTCGCGGCACGCGGTTCCAGTGGATCGAATCCTCGGAGGCCGTCGGTGGCCGTGCGTTGATCAAGATCGATCCACAAGAACTCAATGGCCAGGTCTTCGAGTTCGAGGAGTGCCCTGTATGA
- a CDS encoding enoyl-CoA hydratase/isomerase family protein: MSTAQKPQPPVLINDAVRLERDAMVGWVVLTRPRQINAINDDIRQGVPQALALLQQDPDIRVIVIRGEGERGFCAGADIKERRGPESSLQVRQRMEQVRWIEALDGISKPVIAAIHGYCMGGGLELVLACDIRFAAPDAVFALPETGLGLIPGGGGTQRLSRVVAPGQALDMLLTGDRVGAEQAQRIGLVSRLASDNASLLDEVRAFAQRIASKPPTASAFVKQAARAALDMDLKRGLDLELDLFALLAPTKDAREAAQAFSERREPRFTGE; the protein is encoded by the coding sequence ATGAGCACAGCGCAAAAACCGCAGCCTCCCGTGCTGATCAACGACGCGGTGCGCCTTGAGCGTGATGCCATGGTGGGCTGGGTGGTACTGACCCGGCCCCGGCAGATCAACGCCATCAACGACGACATTCGTCAGGGCGTGCCGCAAGCACTGGCGCTGCTGCAGCAAGACCCGGACATTCGCGTGATCGTGATTCGCGGGGAAGGGGAGCGGGGCTTTTGTGCGGGGGCCGATATCAAGGAGCGCCGCGGCCCGGAATCGAGCCTGCAAGTGCGCCAGCGCATGGAACAGGTGCGCTGGATCGAAGCGCTGGATGGCATCAGCAAACCGGTGATCGCTGCCATTCATGGTTATTGCATGGGCGGTGGGCTGGAACTGGTGCTGGCGTGTGACATCCGCTTCGCCGCGCCCGATGCCGTGTTCGCCTTGCCGGAAACCGGCCTGGGGCTGATTCCCGGTGGCGGTGGTACGCAACGGCTTTCCCGAGTGGTCGCGCCGGGCCAGGCGTTGGACATGTTGCTCACCGGAGACCGGGTGGGTGCCGAGCAAGCGCAGCGCATTGGTCTGGTCAGTCGCTTGGCCAGTGATAATGCCAGCCTGCTGGACGAAGTCCGTGCCTTTGCTCAGCGCATCGCCAGCAAACCACCCACCGCGTCGGCTTTTGTCAAACAAGCGGCTCGGGCGGCACTGGACATGGACCTCAAACGTGGCCTGGATCTGGAGCTTGATCTGTTCGCCTTGCTGGCCCCGACCAAGGATGCCCGCGAAGCGGCCCAGGCGTTCAGCGAGCGGCGCGAACCGCGGTTTACCGGCGAGTAA